The following are from one region of the Cloacibacterium sp. TD35 genome:
- a CDS encoding HipA family kinase: MKDLNLRNVTVMRYILPLREGGSLPALAEADDDFKYVLKFRGAGHGVKMLISELLGGKIAEILGLKIPELVFANLDVDFGRTEADEEIQDLLKFSEGLNLGLHYLSGAIAYDPSMKIDALLASKIVWLDAFITNIDRTFKNTNLLWWHKELWVIDNGASFYFHHSWQNFDTAAKTPFKYIKDHVLLPQASKLDEADAFAKSVLNDDVFKAIVNLIPEDWLQWNDADESPEEIREIYFNFLKTRLEHSEIFLNEAKNARG, translated from the coding sequence ATGAAAGATTTGAATTTAAGGAACGTTACGGTAATGCGTTATATTCTTCCGCTTCGTGAAGGTGGAAGTTTGCCTGCATTAGCAGAAGCGGATGATGATTTTAAATACGTTTTGAAATTTCGAGGTGCTGGTCACGGTGTAAAAATGCTGATTTCTGAACTTTTGGGCGGTAAAATCGCTGAAATTTTAGGCTTGAAAATTCCAGAATTGGTTTTTGCAAATCTGGATGTAGATTTCGGAAGAACTGAAGCCGATGAAGAAATTCAGGATTTACTGAAATTTTCAGAAGGTTTAAACTTAGGTTTGCATTATCTTTCTGGTGCCATTGCGTATGATCCAAGCATGAAAATAGATGCACTTTTAGCTTCCAAAATTGTTTGGCTCGATGCGTTCATTACCAATATTGACCGTACTTTCAAGAATACTAATCTTCTTTGGTGGCATAAAGAATTATGGGTGATTGATAATGGAGCTTCTTTTTACTTCCATCATTCATGGCAAAATTTTGATACAGCAGCAAAAACGCCTTTCAAATATATAAAAGACCACGTTTTGCTTCCTCAAGCCAGCAAATTAGACGAAGCAGATGCATTTGCAAAATCGGTTTTAAATGATGACGTTTTCAAAGCGATTGTGAATTTAATTCCTGAAGATTGGTTGCAATGGAATGATGCCGATGAATCGCCAGAAGAAATACGAGAAATTTATTTTAATTTCTTGAAAACCAGATTAGAACATTCAGAAATCTTTTTAAACGAAGCCAAAAATGCAAGAGGATAA
- a CDS encoding alpha/beta hydrolase — MKKLWAFLFFIFISIQLFAQNKDYQTITNINYYSESINKSDVYINERCVLDVYIPKNVKNFSTVIWFHGGGLTGGNKEIPKYLQEKGIAIIGDNYRLSPQVNAAKAIEDAAAATAWVFKNIKNYGGNENLIFISGHSAGGYLASMVALNKDYLAKYDIDANRLAGIIPFSGHTITHFTIRKEKGFPEYKPLIDEYAPLYFVRADAPPMLLITGDRELELFGRYEENAYMQRMMKLAGHQQTTLYELQGFDHGGMAEPAFPLLLKEIKKIEKLKEVKVK, encoded by the coding sequence ATGAAAAAGTTGTGGGCATTTTTATTTTTCATCTTTATTTCAATACAATTATTTGCACAAAATAAAGATTATCAAACGATTACGAATATTAATTATTATAGTGAATCTATTAATAAATCAGATGTTTATATCAATGAACGTTGTGTTTTAGATGTTTATATTCCTAAAAATGTGAAGAATTTTTCTACGGTTATTTGGTTTCACGGTGGTGGATTAACTGGCGGAAACAAAGAAATTCCTAAATATTTACAGGAGAAAGGAATTGCGATCATTGGTGATAATTACAGACTTTCACCTCAGGTAAATGCAGCGAAAGCAATTGAAGATGCAGCTGCGGCAACAGCTTGGGTTTTTAAAAATATTAAAAATTATGGTGGTAATGAAAATTTAATTTTTATCTCAGGACATTCTGCAGGTGGTTATTTGGCGAGCATGGTTGCGCTAAACAAAGATTACCTTGCAAAATACGATATTGATGCGAATAGATTGGCGGGAATTATTCCTTTTAGTGGACATACCATTACGCATTTTACTATCAGAAAAGAAAAAGGTTTTCCAGAATATAAACCGCTGATTGATGAATATGCACCGCTGTATTTTGTAAGAGCAGATGCGCCCCCTATGTTGTTAATTACAGGCGATAGAGAATTAGAATTATTCGGTAGATACGAAGAAAACGCTTACATGCAAAGAATGATGAAACTAGCTGGTCATCAACAAACTACCTTGTATGAATTGCAAGGTTTCGACCATGGCGGAATGGCAGAACCAGCATTTCCATTGCTTTTAAAAGAAATAAAAAAAATAGAAAAATTGAAAGAAGTAAAAGTGAAATAA
- a CDS encoding DUF3037 domain-containing protein encodes MQEDKIYEYAVIRLVPKVEREEFFNIGLVMFSKKEKYIRVEFYLCKDKFQLMHSKLDYDEVFKNLENFQKVAKGEKEGGPIALLDIPERFRWLTAVRSAVIQTSRPHPGKSKDLDKTFERLFEELVK; translated from the coding sequence ATGCAAGAGGATAAAATTTACGAATACGCAGTCATAAGACTCGTTCCGAAGGTTGAAAGAGAAGAATTTTTCAACATAGGATTGGTGATGTTTTCTAAGAAAGAGAAATACATAAGAGTAGAATTTTATCTCTGCAAAGATAAATTCCAACTGATGCACAGCAAATTAGACTACGATGAAGTTTTTAAAAATCTGGAAAACTTTCAAAAAGTTGCCAAAGGCGAAAAAGAAGGTGGTCCAATTGCTTTGCTAGATATTCCTGAACGTTTTCGTTGGCTCACTGCAGTAAGAAGTGCTGTGATTCAAACATCCAGACCTCATCCTGGGAAATCTAAAGACCTTGACAAAACTTTCGAACGATTATTTGAAGAATTAGTTAAATAA
- a CDS encoding 2Fe-2S iron-sulfur cluster-binding protein has protein sequence MALDVNIKITDRNGVTHEVAAPTDMAMNLMEVVKLYELAEEGTIGVCGGMAMCASCQCYVNSDTSLPEKSDEEEAMLSEAYNVRENSRLGCQIHITEDLEGLEVELAPYE, from the coding sequence ATGGCATTAGACGTAAACATAAAAATTACAGATAGAAACGGAGTTACCCATGAAGTAGCAGCGCCTACAGACATGGCTATGAACTTAATGGAAGTAGTAAAACTCTATGAATTAGCGGAAGAAGGAACGATTGGTGTTTGCGGAGGAATGGCAATGTGTGCTTCTTGTCAATGCTATGTAAATAGTGATACTTCGCTTCCTGAAAAATCAGATGAAGAAGAAGCGATGCTTTCTGAAGCTTATAATGTGAGAGAAAATTCAAGATTAGGCTGCCAGATTCACATCACCGAAGATTTGGAAGGTTTAGAAGTAGAATTGGCACCTTATGAATAA
- the recR gene encoding recombination mediator RecR, giving the protein MNFPSKVLEKAVEEISSLPGIGKKSALRLALHLLRVPESQGMALGKAIQKLVTEIKYCQECHNFSDEDICEICSNHKRNDDVLCIVEDVRDVMAIENTAKFNGKYLVLGGKISPMEGIGPHQLNISSIERKLNEGKVKELIFALSATMEGDTTAYYLYKKFKEFPVTFSTIARGISVGDELEYADEISLGRSIVNRLPYNESN; this is encoded by the coding sequence ATGAATTTTCCTAGTAAAGTTTTAGAAAAAGCCGTAGAAGAAATTTCTAGTTTGCCTGGAATTGGCAAAAAATCTGCATTGAGACTTGCTTTGCATCTGCTTCGCGTTCCAGAATCTCAAGGAATGGCGCTTGGTAAGGCTATACAGAAATTGGTAACAGAAATTAAATACTGTCAGGAGTGTCATAATTTTTCAGATGAGGATATTTGCGAAATTTGCAGTAATCATAAGAGAAATGATGACGTGCTCTGTATTGTAGAAGATGTAAGAGATGTAATGGCGATAGAAAATACAGCTAAATTTAATGGTAAATATTTGGTTTTGGGCGGTAAAATTTCTCCCATGGAAGGAATTGGACCACACCAATTGAATATTTCTTCGATTGAAAGAAAGTTGAACGAAGGAAAAGTAAAAGAATTAATATTTGCCCTTTCTGCAACCATGGAAGGTGATACTACAGCATATTATTTATACAAAAAATTCAAAGAATTTCCGGTGACTTTTTCTACTATTGCTCGTGGAATTTCTGTGGGTGATGAACTAGAATATGCAGACGAAATTTCCCTAGGAAGAAGTATTGTAAACCGATTACCTTACAACGAGTCTAATTAA
- a CDS encoding aminoacyl-histidine dipeptidase, which yields MSITHLEPQNIWKNFAALNAVPRPSKKEERVIAFIKNFGENLGLSTSVDEVGNVIIKKPATAGMENRQTVVLQSHLDMVCQKNNDVDFDFETQGIEMYVDGDWVKAKGTTLGADNGLGVAAIMSILESTDIAHPSIEALFTIDEETGMTGALGLKPGQITGEILLNLDTEEDDEIDIGCAGGIDVTASASYNLTSTSANFVKIEIKGLQGGHSGMDIHKGFGNSNVILGRLLYTGVSNQIQLISIDGGGLRNAIPREAHALVAVNNTSEYLQKLEAIKSDILEELASVEKDLEINFDTAENTENGLSVDDSKKIILALKSAHNGVYRMSPDVADLVEASNNIARVELKNGGLKILNLTRSSVESTKMAVAEQLKSVFELAGMQVDFSGSYPGWKPKPGAEIIKIMTEIYEKDFGAKPHVVACHAGLECGIIGANYPKMEMVSFGPTIRGAHSPDERANIPSAQKFWKYLQEILKNIPVKN from the coding sequence ATGTCAATTACCCATTTAGAACCTCAAAATATTTGGAAAAACTTCGCGGCACTCAACGCCGTTCCACGTCCTTCTAAAAAGGAAGAAAGAGTTATCGCTTTTATTAAAAATTTTGGCGAAAATCTTGGTTTATCAACTTCTGTAGACGAAGTAGGAAACGTCATCATCAAAAAACCAGCAACCGCAGGAATGGAAAACCGTCAAACAGTGGTTTTACAATCTCACCTTGACATGGTTTGTCAGAAAAATAATGATGTAGATTTCGATTTTGAAACACAAGGAATCGAAATGTATGTAGACGGAGACTGGGTGAAAGCAAAAGGAACCACTTTAGGCGCAGATAACGGACTAGGAGTTGCAGCCATTATGAGTATTTTAGAAAGTACAGACATTGCTCATCCTTCTATTGAAGCTCTTTTTACCATAGATGAAGAAACTGGAATGACAGGTGCGCTTGGTTTAAAACCTGGTCAAATAACGGGTGAAATTTTATTAAATCTAGATACAGAAGAAGATGACGAAATAGATATAGGTTGTGCTGGTGGTATCGATGTAACGGCTTCTGCAAGCTATAATCTGACTTCCACTTCTGCAAATTTTGTAAAAATTGAAATCAAAGGTTTACAAGGTGGTCACTCTGGAATGGATATTCACAAAGGTTTCGGAAACTCTAATGTGATTCTGGGAAGATTACTTTATACTGGAGTTTCAAACCAAATTCAATTGATTTCTATTGACGGAGGCGGATTGAGAAACGCTATTCCTAGAGAAGCTCACGCTTTGGTTGCCGTAAATAATACTTCTGAATATTTACAAAAATTAGAAGCCATTAAATCTGATATTTTAGAAGAACTAGCTTCGGTTGAAAAAGATTTAGAAATTAATTTCGATACCGCTGAAAATACAGAAAACGGACTTTCTGTGGATGACTCTAAAAAAATTATTTTAGCTTTAAAATCTGCTCACAATGGTGTATACAGAATGTCTCCAGACGTTGCAGATTTAGTAGAAGCATCTAATAATATTGCAAGAGTAGAATTGAAAAACGGAGGTTTAAAAATCTTAAATCTTACTCGTTCTTCAGTAGAATCTACCAAAATGGCTGTTGCCGAACAACTGAAATCTGTTTTTGAACTGGCAGGAATGCAAGTTGACTTTTCGGGATCATACCCAGGCTGGAAACCAAAACCAGGTGCAGAAATCATTAAAATCATGACCGAAATTTATGAAAAAGATTTCGGAGCAAAACCTCACGTTGTTGCTTGTCATGCTGGTTTAGAATGCGGAATTATTGGCGCTAATTATCCAAAAATGGAAATGGTAAGTTTCGGGCCTACGATTAGAGGAGCGCATTCTCCAGACGAAAGAGCGAATATTCCATCTGCTCAAAAATTCTGGAAATATTTACAAGAAATCTTGAAAAACATTCCTGTAAAAAATTAA
- a CDS encoding NAD-dependent epimerase/dehydratase family protein: protein MNILITGGAGFIGSNLSLRLLEKGYQVTVLDNLLPQVHGENPEEESPLFQNILGKVNFIKGDVTKKSDWLKAIKQQDSIIHLAALTGTGQSMYQIDKYTDVNVSGTAKMLDVLVNENHQIKKVILASSRAVYGEGKYFHKDLGIVYPKSRNLENMEKGEFEIKNESGKTLKPLPTDESSLLQPISVYGITKQIQEQLVMSVCSSVNIDAIALRFQNVYGAGQSLQNPYTGILSIFSSQILNDENLNIFEDGEESRDFIYIDDAVEAIILSLENTDVKNKVFNIGTGVSTTVLELAKTLKKYYNKDIEINISGQFRIGDIRHNFADISLAQEKLSFFPKVSFEEGIRKFTTWVLKQNMGKIKYNQSLHEMIEKGLLK from the coding sequence ATGAATATATTGATAACTGGTGGCGCTGGCTTTATTGGGAGTAATCTTAGTCTCAGACTTTTAGAAAAAGGTTATCAGGTAACCGTTTTAGATAATTTATTGCCTCAAGTGCATGGCGAAAATCCAGAGGAAGAATCTCCGCTATTTCAGAATATTTTAGGTAAAGTAAATTTTATTAAAGGAGATGTAACCAAAAAATCTGATTGGTTAAAAGCTATTAAGCAGCAAGATAGCATTATCCATTTGGCTGCATTAACAGGAACTGGTCAATCTATGTATCAGATAGATAAATATACAGATGTTAATGTTTCTGGAACTGCAAAAATGTTAGATGTTTTGGTAAATGAGAATCATCAAATTAAAAAAGTAATCCTAGCATCTTCCAGAGCAGTTTATGGTGAAGGAAAATATTTTCATAAAGATTTAGGGATTGTTTATCCAAAATCTAGAAATTTAGAAAATATGGAAAAAGGTGAATTCGAAATAAAAAATGAAAGTGGAAAAACACTTAAGCCACTTCCTACTGACGAATCATCACTACTGCAGCCTATTTCGGTTTATGGAATTACCAAACAAATTCAAGAACAACTAGTAATGTCTGTTTGTAGTTCAGTTAATATTGATGCAATTGCGCTAAGATTTCAGAATGTATATGGTGCTGGACAGTCTTTACAAAACCCGTATACAGGAATTCTTTCTATTTTTTCTAGTCAAATATTGAATGATGAAAACCTCAATATTTTTGAAGATGGTGAAGAATCTAGAGATTTTATTTATATAGACGATGCAGTAGAAGCTATCATTTTATCCCTAGAAAATACAGATGTAAAGAATAAAGTTTTTAACATCGGGACTGGAGTTTCTACTACCGTTTTAGAGTTGGCAAAAACTCTAAAAAAATATTATAATAAAGATATTGAAATTAATATTTCGGGACAGTTTAGAATAGGAGATATTAGACATAATTTTGCAGATATTTCTTTAGCGCAAGAAAAACTGAGTTTTTTCCCAAAAGTTTCTTTTGAGGAAGGCATTAGAAAATTTACTACTTGGGTTCTCAAACAAAATATGGGTAAAATAAAATATAATCAATCATTACATGAGATGATTGAAAAAGGACTTTTAAAATGA
- the secG gene encoding preprotein translocase subunit SecG, with amino-acid sequence MSTIFSLFMVLIIIACVLLVIIVMAQNPKGGGLSATFGGSSAQFGVQRTNDFMEKATWVLAIIIVSLIFLSVVLTAKPSVQIKDVNAPEKKEAKAPAQSAPQAPVQKPTATK; translated from the coding sequence ATGAGTACTATATTTAGTCTTTTCATGGTGTTAATCATCATAGCTTGTGTTTTATTAGTTATTATTGTAATGGCACAAAACCCAAAAGGTGGAGGTTTATCTGCTACGTTCGGCGGTTCTTCTGCACAATTCGGCGTACAGAGAACGAATGATTTTATGGAAAAAGCAACTTGGGTATTAGCAATTATCATTGTTTCATTGATTTTCTTAAGTGTAGTGCTTACAGCAAAACCAAGCGTACAAATTAAAGACGTAAATGCACCAGAGAAAAAAGAAGCTAAAGCTCCTGCTCAATCAGCTCCACAGGCTCCGGTTCAAAAACCAACTGCTACGAAATAA
- a CDS encoding glycosyltransferase family 2 protein gives MVSVIIPLYNAETTILAALESVKNQYGNFDFEIIVVNDGSTDSSIYRVKEFIEKKSELNIQLIHQENKGVSAARNTGLRMAKGEFIALLDADDVWLPHKTAEQLKILQQLSLDVDFISCRINDNKLLFPYFSKNKLVKVTFRKLLIRNGIPTPTVIFKRKVLSNTGFFDDNQKFAEDHNYWLKISLHNKMYILDESLVIAGGGKRTFGVSGLSANLKKMKKGFAKNILEMYEGNRINVIEYFCLKFFYEAKYWLLLVRQFFFNLNK, from the coding sequence GTGGTCTCTGTAATTATTCCTCTATATAACGCAGAAACTACCATTTTAGCAGCACTAGAATCGGTAAAGAATCAATATGGTAATTTTGATTTTGAAATTATAGTAGTGAATGATGGCTCTACAGATTCTAGTATATATAGAGTAAAGGAATTTATAGAAAAAAAATCAGAACTCAATATTCAGTTGATTCATCAAGAAAACAAAGGGGTTTCTGCGGCTAGAAATACGGGTTTGAGAATGGCTAAAGGTGAATTTATAGCTCTTCTTGATGCAGACGATGTGTGGCTTCCTCATAAAACTGCTGAACAATTAAAAATATTACAACAGCTTTCGTTAGATGTTGATTTTATTTCATGTAGAATTAATGATAACAAGTTGCTTTTTCCTTACTTTTCTAAAAATAAATTAGTGAAAGTTACATTTAGAAAACTGCTCATTAGAAATGGAATTCCTACACCTACAGTAATTTTTAAAAGAAAAGTACTTTCTAACACAGGTTTTTTTGATGATAATCAGAAATTTGCTGAAGACCACAACTATTGGTTGAAAATTTCACTTCATAACAAAATGTATATATTAGACGAGAGTTTAGTGATTGCTGGAGGTGGAAAAAGAACTTTTGGTGTTTCTGGTTTATCAGCTAATTTGAAAAAAATGAAAAAAGGTTTTGCTAAAAATATTTTAGAGATGTATGAGGGTAATAGAATAAATGTAATAGAATATTTTTGTTTGAAATTTTTTTATGAAGCAAAATATTGGTTACTTTTAGTTAGACAATTTTTTTTTAACCTCAATAAATAA
- a CDS encoding NAD(P)/FAD-dependent oxidoreductase, giving the protein MINTDLLIIGAGPTGLFAVFEAGLLKIKCHIIDALPQPGGQLAELYPKKPIFDIPGYPSVLAGELVDNLMEQIKQFEPGFTLAETATTLHKLEDGTFEVITNKGTVHRAKAVAIAGGLGTFEPRKPLIDNIADYEEKGVEYFVKNPEHFRDKNIVIAGGGDSALDWSIFLSNVAKSVTLIHRRNEFRGALDSVEKVQELKNAGKINLITPAEVIGLKGDGHIEAITIDKEGEVYDLETDYFIPLFGLTPKLGDIANWGLEIEKNAIVVNNALDYQTNIEGVYAIGDVNTYPGKLKLILCGFHEATLMCQSVYNRMNPGRKYVLKYTTVSGVDGFDGTRKEAEKAVVKKID; this is encoded by the coding sequence ATGATAAATACAGATTTATTGATTATCGGAGCCGGACCAACCGGTCTTTTTGCTGTTTTTGAGGCAGGGTTACTTAAAATTAAATGTCACATCATAGATGCATTACCACAGCCTGGTGGTCAACTTGCAGAGTTATATCCTAAGAAGCCAATTTTTGATATTCCTGGTTATCCATCAGTGTTAGCGGGGGAGTTGGTAGATAATTTAATGGAACAAATTAAACAGTTTGAACCTGGATTTACCTTGGCAGAAACTGCAACTACTCTTCATAAATTAGAAGACGGAACTTTCGAAGTGATTACCAATAAAGGTACAGTTCACCGTGCAAAAGCCGTTGCAATTGCTGGTGGTTTAGGAACTTTCGAGCCTAGAAAACCTTTGATTGACAATATTGCAGACTACGAAGAAAAAGGGGTAGAATATTTTGTGAAAAATCCTGAGCATTTCAGAGATAAAAATATTGTAATTGCTGGTGGTGGTGATTCTGCACTAGACTGGAGTATTTTCTTGTCTAATGTGGCAAAATCTGTTACACTTATTCACCGTAGAAATGAGTTTAGAGGTGCTCTTGACTCTGTAGAAAAGGTACAAGAACTTAAAAATGCTGGTAAAATTAATTTGATTACCCCAGCAGAAGTAATTGGTTTAAAAGGCGATGGTCATATAGAAGCGATTACGATTGACAAAGAAGGTGAAGTTTACGATTTAGAAACAGATTATTTTATTCCGCTTTTTGGATTGACTCCTAAATTGGGTGATATAGCGAACTGGGGATTAGAAATAGAAAAAAATGCGATTGTAGTGAATAACGCTTTGGATTATCAAACCAATATTGAAGGTGTTTATGCAATTGGCGACGTAAATACTTATCCAGGAAAATTAAAACTAATTTTATGTGGTTTCCACGAAGCAACTTTGATGTGTCAAAGTGTCTACAATAGAATGAATCCTGGTAGAAAATATGTCTTAAAATATACCACTGTAAGTGGAGTAGATGGTTTTGACGGAACTAGAAAAGAAGCTGAAAAAGCAGTAGTAAAGAAAATTGATTAA
- a CDS encoding ATP-dependent helicase encodes MDYLKGLNEPQYEAVTTLHGPLMVLAGAGSGKTRVLTMRIAHLITNGIDPFNILALTFTNKAAKEMKLRIAKVVGEGNAKSLWMGTFHSVFARILRSEAHYLGFPSNFTIYDTQDSLNVLKKVLKDLNIDQELYKPKKVQSRISTYKNNLITVRAYQNNPELIEADERANMKYIGKIYEKYVEQCFRNGAMDFDDLLLRTNELLTRFPEVLAKYQDRFRYILVDEYQDTNHSQYLIVKALSSKFENICVVGDDAQSIYSFRGANIYNILNFKKDYPDAKTVSLEQNYRSTQNIVNAANVVIARNKEQFKKNVFSDNEVGDKIKVFRALSDADEANFVANNIWEQHNANQRKFTDFAILYRTNSQTRAFEDALRRKNIPYRVYGGLSFYQRKEIKDLVAYLRLLVNENDSEALLRVINYPTRGIGETTQNKLIVFADSQNVSLANVLDNLGIYAPHLGFNNGVISKLADFWSMIKAFQVMLKTENVYTVAMEVAQRSGLIKFLKDDQTPEGISRVENVQELMNSMQGFIEEQQQLEDGDPSLSNFLENIALSTDQDKKSENEDQVSLMTIHLSKGLEFPVVHLVGLEENLFPSFMSSSTREELEEERRLFYVALTRAEKQVFFSYAVSRFQWGKITDAEPSRFLSEVDEEYIEFLNPVLESRFVNKSGLSSDIFGDNFSEPRFFKKAEKKKLPSSDEPKPLPKNLKPVASAKIINPSGNSSQDIEVGDRVRHDRFGVGEVIFLDGTDPENIKAKVKFVTEGEKNLILKFAKLTKI; translated from the coding sequence ATGGATTATTTGAAAGGACTCAACGAACCTCAGTATGAAGCAGTTACCACTTTGCACGGACCATTGATGGTTTTGGCAGGGGCGGGTTCTGGTAAAACGAGAGTTCTTACGATGAGAATTGCACATTTAATTACCAACGGAATTGATCCTTTTAATATTTTGGCACTTACATTTACCAACAAAGCCGCCAAAGAAATGAAACTGCGTATTGCAAAAGTAGTAGGAGAAGGAAATGCCAAATCTCTTTGGATGGGAACTTTCCACTCTGTGTTTGCTAGAATTCTGAGAAGCGAAGCACATTATCTCGGCTTTCCTTCTAATTTTACCATTTATGATACGCAAGATTCTCTGAATGTTCTTAAAAAAGTCTTGAAAGACCTGAATATTGACCAAGAATTATACAAGCCTAAAAAAGTTCAATCCAGAATTTCTACCTATAAAAATAATCTAATCACGGTTCGTGCGTATCAGAATAATCCTGAATTAATCGAAGCAGACGAACGTGCAAACATGAAATACATTGGCAAAATTTACGAGAAATATGTAGAGCAGTGTTTCAGAAATGGCGCGATGGATTTTGATGATTTACTCTTGAGAACCAATGAATTATTGACCAGATTTCCTGAAGTTCTAGCGAAATATCAAGACCGTTTCAGATATATTTTGGTAGATGAGTACCAAGATACCAACCATTCTCAATATTTAATTGTAAAAGCACTTTCTTCAAAATTTGAAAATATTTGTGTAGTAGGAGATGATGCACAGTCCATTTACTCTTTCCGTGGTGCGAATATTTATAATATTTTGAACTTCAAGAAAGATTATCCAGATGCCAAAACCGTTTCTCTGGAGCAGAATTACCGTTCTACGCAAAATATCGTGAACGCTGCGAATGTAGTCATTGCCAGAAACAAAGAACAGTTCAAGAAAAATGTATTCAGTGATAATGAAGTAGGCGATAAAATAAAGGTTTTCAGAGCGCTTTCAGATGCAGACGAAGCCAATTTTGTAGCGAATAATATTTGGGAACAGCACAATGCAAACCAAAGAAAATTTACAGATTTTGCCATTTTATATAGAACCAATTCCCAGACCAGAGCTTTCGAAGATGCGCTGAGACGTAAAAATATTCCGTACAGAGTTTATGGCGGTTTAAGTTTCTACCAAAGAAAAGAAATCAAGGATTTGGTGGCGTATTTAAGACTTTTGGTCAATGAAAATGATAGTGAAGCTTTGCTTAGAGTCATCAATTATCCTACTCGTGGAATTGGAGAAACGACTCAAAATAAATTGATTGTTTTTGCGGATTCACAAAATGTGAGTTTGGCAAACGTTTTAGATAATTTGGGGATTTATGCACCACATTTAGGTTTTAACAATGGCGTGATTTCTAAATTAGCAGATTTCTGGAGCATGATTAAAGCCTTCCAAGTGATGCTAAAAACCGAAAATGTGTACACCGTTGCGATGGAAGTTGCCCAAAGAAGTGGTTTAATCAAGTTTTTGAAAGACGACCAAACTCCTGAAGGAATTTCTAGAGTAGAAAACGTGCAAGAACTCATGAACTCTATGCAGGGTTTCATAGAGGAGCAGCAACAGTTAGAAGACGGTGACCCAAGTTTATCAAATTTCCTAGAAAATATTGCTCTTTCTACAGACCAGGACAAGAAATCTGAAAACGAAGACCAGGTTTCTTTGATGACGATTCACTTGTCAAAAGGATTGGAGTTTCCAGTGGTTCATTTGGTAGGTTTAGAAGAAAATTTGTTCCCAAGTTTTATGAGTTCTTCCACACGTGAAGAGCTGGAAGAAGAGCGAAGATTATTCTACGTAGCTTTAACCAGAGCCGAAAAACAGGTGTTCTTTTCTTATGCCGTTTCTAGATTTCAATGGGGTAAAATTACAGATGCAGAACCTTCCAGATTCTTAAGCGAAGTAGACGAAGAGTATATAGAATTCTTAAATCCAGTGTTAGAAAGCAGATTTGTGAATAAATCTGGGTTAAGTTCTGATATTTTTGGAGATAACTTTTCAGAACCAAGATTCTTCAAAAAAGCAGAAAAGAAAAAACTGCCAAGTTCTGATGAGCCAAAACCTTTACCTAAAAATTTAAAGCCAGTTGCTTCGGCAAAAATCATCAATCCGAGCGGAAATTCTTCTCAAGATATTGAAGTAGGAGACCGAGTTCGCCATGATAGATTTGGAGTAGGAGAAGTGATTTTCCTTGATGGAACCGACCCAGAAAACATTAAAGCTAAAGTGAAATTTGTAACTGAAGGAGAAAAAAATCTAATCCTAAAATTTGCAAAATTGACGAAAATATAA